From a single Azospirillum fermentarium genomic region:
- a CDS encoding response regulator, which translates to MPVLSPSLLLTFLHGIGLLAVVALGYDMILRGLARRPRLRGLTLGVFFGAAAVLSMLQPAEVAPGIITDARAIMSALAALFGGPLAALPAIVLPATYRLWLGGVGAPAGVAGVILAGLAGLLYSRFPVWKDGRLPLRHLMALGCIASAAQMCSALLLPTWDMALLVLTRSGPALFPATTVGIVLLGIMLSRDHMRLAASQGVAASEERLRFLADNAQDVIMRIGAGGRVRHATDAARTILGRDPADVRGMTLEELLHPHDRSTVAASIAALTPDAPSAVVRCRAIHTGGHPVWVEAAIRRAEGEDSEYVAVLRDITVRVGVEEKLNSARRAAEAAHAFAEALFEQAQAALAVVGGGNRLVRVNAAFCRLTGWESADLTGRDAATVLPPRQGPGSWEADLTRRDGTTRTVLAVESVVESMTETTMAEAGGQPLRLVALMDISDVARLTRELQAAREEEAAARAQAETANRSKGDFLASLSHELRTPLNAVIGFADLIAREAEGPVGTPVYRDFAVNIRDSGQHLLELINEILDHARAEAGMLTLHEDTLDLDAAVEFAVRMLQARANRAGVTLTVVRSTGLRYLRGDEKRLRQILLNLISNAVKYTPSGGEVTIRLMHAPGGSPVIEVTDTGIGIPESDMDRVLQAFARVESPGNRRVEGTGLGLPLTKRLVELHGGVLTLRSQLGVGTTVTVTLPPWRAVERLPHCSPAPQPAPVRRPLTILLADDDPLLRMSTTALLETWGHHVLEAANANEALTILRGDAPVDLLFTDMVMPPGMTGTELARQAERLRPGIPVLLTSGFAGHAVAGEAGAEGGYAMISKPFLAVELKERLERVAGRLADEPAAACTPILPAPRKTPLPAAEETLCTALPQPFHVLVAEDQPLNQRLVMVLLNGLGCTVDVVGDGAAAVDAVRHHAYDLVLMDVNMPVLDGLEAARRIRRLPPPAGTLPIYAMTAGGLDEDLAECTAAGMNGHVAKPLDHAELARLVRHLEETRTNELTLA; encoded by the coding sequence ATGCCCGTTCTGTCGCCTTCTCTGTTGCTGACCTTTCTGCACGGCATCGGCCTTCTGGCGGTGGTGGCGCTGGGCTATGACATGATCCTGCGCGGGCTGGCGCGGCGGCCGCGGCTGCGGGGCCTGACGCTGGGCGTGTTCTTCGGAGCGGCGGCGGTCCTGTCCATGCTCCAGCCGGCGGAGGTCGCGCCCGGCATCATCACCGACGCCCGCGCCATCATGTCGGCGCTGGCCGCCCTGTTCGGCGGCCCCCTGGCGGCCCTGCCGGCCATCGTGCTGCCGGCGACCTACCGGCTGTGGCTGGGCGGCGTGGGGGCGCCCGCGGGCGTGGCCGGGGTGATCCTGGCGGGGCTGGCAGGGCTGCTGTACAGCCGGTTTCCGGTGTGGAAGGACGGACGCCTGCCGCTGCGCCATCTGATGGCGCTGGGGTGCATCGCCTCGGCGGCGCAGATGTGCAGCGCGCTGTTGCTGCCCACGTGGGATATGGCCCTGCTGGTGCTCACCCGCAGCGGGCCGGCGCTGTTCCCGGCCACCACCGTGGGCATCGTGCTGCTGGGCATCATGCTGTCGCGCGATCATATGCGGCTGGCCGCGTCCCAGGGCGTGGCCGCCAGCGAGGAGCGGCTGCGCTTTCTGGCCGACAACGCCCAGGACGTCATCATGCGCATCGGCGCCGGCGGACGGGTGCGGCACGCCACCGACGCGGCGCGCACCATCCTGGGCCGCGATCCCGCCGATGTGCGGGGGATGACGCTGGAAGAGCTTCTGCACCCCCACGACCGCAGCACCGTCGCCGCCAGCATCGCCGCCCTGACCCCCGACGCGCCGTCCGCGGTGGTGCGCTGCCGGGCGATCCACACCGGCGGTCACCCCGTGTGGGTCGAAGCCGCCATCCGCCGGGCCGAGGGGGAGGACAGCGAATACGTGGCGGTGCTGCGCGACATCACCGTGCGCGTGGGCGTGGAGGAAAAGCTGAACAGCGCCCGCCGCGCCGCCGAAGCCGCCCACGCCTTTGCCGAGGCGCTGTTCGAACAGGCCCAGGCGGCGCTGGCGGTGGTGGGCGGCGGCAACCGGCTGGTGCGGGTGAACGCCGCCTTCTGCCGGCTGACCGGGTGGGAGTCCGCTGACCTGACAGGGCGGGACGCGGCCACCGTGCTGCCCCCCCGCCAGGGACCGGGATCGTGGGAAGCCGACCTGACCCGCCGCGACGGCACCACCCGCACGGTGCTTGCCGTGGAATCCGTGGTCGAATCCATGACCGAAACCACCATGGCGGAGGCGGGGGGCCAGCCGCTGCGGCTGGTGGCGCTGATGGACATCTCCGACGTGGCGCGGCTGACCCGCGAACTCCAGGCCGCCCGCGAGGAGGAAGCCGCCGCCCGCGCCCAGGCCGAAACGGCCAACCGCTCCAAGGGCGATTTCCTGGCCAGCCTCAGCCACGAACTGCGCACGCCGCTCAACGCCGTCATCGGCTTCGCCGATCTCATCGCGCGGGAGGCGGAGGGACCGGTGGGCACGCCGGTCTACCGTGATTTCGCCGTCAACATCCGCGATTCCGGCCAGCACCTGCTCGAACTCATCAACGAAATCCTGGACCATGCCCGCGCCGAAGCCGGCATGCTGACGCTGCATGAGGACACGCTGGACCTGGACGCCGCGGTGGAATTCGCCGTGCGCATGCTCCAGGCCCGCGCCAACCGGGCGGGCGTGACACTGACCGTGGTGCGGTCCACCGGCCTGCGCTATCTGCGCGGGGACGAGAAGCGGCTGCGCCAGATCCTGCTGAACCTGATTTCCAACGCGGTGAAGTACACCCCTTCGGGCGGGGAGGTGACGATCCGGCTGATGCACGCGCCGGGCGGATCCCCGGTGATCGAGGTGACCGACACCGGCATCGGCATTCCCGAATCGGACATGGACCGCGTGCTTCAGGCCTTCGCCCGCGTGGAAAGCCCCGGCAACCGCCGGGTGGAGGGCACGGGCCTGGGGCTGCCGCTGACCAAGCGGCTGGTGGAACTGCACGGCGGCGTGCTGACCCTGCGCAGCCAGCTCGGCGTCGGCACCACGGTCACCGTCACCCTGCCGCCGTGGCGCGCGGTGGAGCGTCTGCCCCATTGCAGCCCGGCGCCGCAGCCGGCCCCGGTCCGCCGGCCCCTGACCATCCTGCTGGCCGACGACGATCCGCTGCTGCGCATGAGCACCACGGCACTGCTGGAGACCTGGGGCCACCATGTGCTGGAAGCCGCCAACGCCAACGAGGCGCTGACCATCCTGCGCGGCGATGCGCCGGTCGATCTTCTGTTCACCGACATGGTGATGCCGCCCGGCATGACCGGCACCGAGCTGGCGCGTCAGGCCGAACGGCTGCGCCCCGGCATTCCGGTGCTGCTGACCTCTGGCTTCGCCGGCCACGCGGTGGCGGGGGAAGCGGGGGCCGAAGGCGGGTACGCGATGATCTCCAAGCCCTTCCTGGCGGTGGAACTGAAAGAACGGCTGGAACGCGTGGCCGGGCGGCTGGCGGACGAGCCGGCGGCGGCCTGCACCCCCATCCTGCCCGCCCCCCGCAAGACGCCGCTGCCGGCGGCGGAAGAAACCCTGTGCACCGCCCTGCCCCAGCCGTTCCACGTGCTGGTGGCCGAGGACCAGCCCCTGAACCAGCGGCTGGTGATGGTGCTGCTGAACGGGCTGGGCTGCACCGTCGATGTGGTGGGTGACGGGGCGGCGGCGGTGGATGCCGTGCGGCACCACGCCTATGATCTGGTGCTGATGGACGTGAACATGCCGGTGCTGGACGGGCTGGAGGCCGCCCGGCGCATCCGCCGCCTGCCGCCGCCCGCCGGCACCCTGCCCATCTATGCCATGACCGCCGGGGGGCTGGATGAGGATCTGGCCGAATGCACCGCCGCCGGCATGAACGGCCATGTGGCCAAGCCCCTGGACCACGCCGAACTGGCCCGGCTGGTCCGGCACCTGGAAGAGACCCGGACCAACGAGCTGACACTGGCGTAA
- a CDS encoding phage capsid protein yields MSTSVEQAFVKQFEREVHEAYQRTGSKLRNTVRTKNNVQGASTIFQTVGKGKASTKARHGAVPVMNVEHEPVECVLYDYYAGDWVDRLDELKTNIDERQIIAGAGAYALGRKTDDLILACLDRSEIHAGDASDGLLKAKVMEAFEILGTADIPDDGQRYAVVGWKQWSQLLAIDEFARSDYVGSDDLPWRGTQAKRWLGTLWMPHSALTLTPDGVRLCHWYHKTAVGHASGADVKTDVTWHGDRAAHFVNNMMSQGAALIDPKGVVTLRCLES; encoded by the coding sequence ATGTCCACGTCGGTCGAGCAGGCCTTCGTCAAGCAATTCGAACGCGAAGTGCACGAGGCCTACCAGCGCACCGGTTCCAAGCTGCGCAACACGGTCCGCACCAAGAACAACGTCCAGGGTGCCTCCACCATCTTCCAGACGGTGGGCAAGGGCAAGGCGTCCACCAAGGCCCGCCACGGCGCGGTGCCGGTGATGAACGTGGAGCACGAGCCGGTGGAATGCGTGCTCTACGATTACTATGCCGGCGACTGGGTGGACCGGCTGGACGAGCTGAAGACCAACATCGACGAGCGCCAGATCATCGCCGGGGCCGGCGCCTATGCCCTGGGCCGCAAGACCGACGACCTGATCCTGGCCTGCCTGGACCGGTCGGAGATTCATGCCGGTGACGCCAGCGACGGCCTGCTCAAGGCCAAGGTGATGGAGGCGTTCGAGATCCTGGGCACCGCCGACATCCCCGACGACGGCCAGCGCTATGCCGTGGTCGGCTGGAAGCAATGGAGCCAGTTGCTGGCCATCGACGAATTCGCCCGCTCCGATTACGTCGGGTCCGACGATCTGCCGTGGCGGGGGACACAGGCCAAGCGCTGGCTGGGCACGCTGTGGATGCCCCATTCCGCCCTGACGCTGACGCCCGACGGCGTGCGGCTGTGCCACTGGTATCACAAGACCGCGGTGGGCCACGCCTCCGGCGCCGACGTCAAGACCGACGTCACCTGGCACGGCGACCGGGCGGCGCACTTCGTCAACAACATGATGAGCCAGGGGGCCGCCCTGATCGACCCCAAGGGCGTGGTGACCCTGCGCTGCCTGGAAAGCTGA